The Fretibacterium sp. OH1220_COT-178 genomic interval GATTCGAAATAAAAAAACCAAATTAGCCCGAAAGTTGATGGATGAGCATATACAACAAGCCATTGCCCATTTGAAAGCTCAATAGCGACCGGTCTCTTAGGGCAAAAAGACAAAATTCCGTTGCGGTTCTTTGTAGAGTCGTTTGAGACGAATGTACAACAGGAGGACCTGGAGATGAATCCAAACCGTTTGCGCATGGAACGTTGGAGAGTACAATCCCCCGAGGAGCCAGGGTTCCACCCTGTGATCATTCCCGATAAAAGCGAATGCCGTGTAGCACACGTATACCGACTAAACTTACAAAAAAACAAAGATTTTCTGATTGAATCCGGTAATTTGGAACTGCATCCCATCCTTATAGATGGCAACACATATTTGGGTGGACATCCCTCGCTCGATCAGGAAATGAATAAATTTGATTCTTTCTACATCCCGGCACAGACTTCCGTAACCTTAACAGCCTTGGAGGATAGTGTGTTCTACATTGCTGGAGCTCCCTATGAAGGGATCGGAGAGGCGGTTTTCCGTAAATACGATCCTGACCTGCCTATTGGAGAAATCCACCAGATCCATGGAGAGGGAGCGGGACGGCGTGAGGTGATGTTCACGCTAGCCACAGGAACACCGGCATCTCGGCTCATTTGTGGATTGACTTGGGGTGGCAATGGATCTTGGACCAGTTGGCCTCCACATCAGCACGAAAAGGATTTGGAGGAGGTTTATTGTTACCTCGACATGCCCGCGCCCGCCCTCGGTTTCCACATCAGTTATCTTGAAAGTGGCGGCATGGTGGACTCTGTTGTCCATCCAGTCCGCTCCGGAACAATGGTCG includes:
- a CDS encoding 5-deoxy-glucuronate isomerase; translated protein: MNPNRLRMERWRVQSPEEPGFHPVIIPDKSECRVAHVYRLNLQKNKDFLIESGNLELHPILIDGNTYLGGHPSLDQEMNKFDSFYIPAQTSVTLTALEDSVFYIAGAPYEGIGEAVFRKYDPDLPIGEIHQIHGEGAGRREVMFTLATGTPASRLICGLTWGGNGSWTSWPPHQHEKDLEEVYCYLDMPAPALGFHISYLESGGMVDSVVHPVRSGTMVEVPCGYHPTVAPPGIRNTYFWVLASFSAKQRRYDLAIPDPEYLKF